One segment of Vibrio gazogenes DNA contains the following:
- the nagK gene encoding N-acetylglucosamine kinase, translating into MYYGFDVGGTKIEFGAFDTTLTRVATERLPTPLKNYDQFINVIAEQVEKYDVILGCVGQIGVGLPGMERVDDGTLLTANIPSVNGRHLRHDLEERLQRPVRIENDANCFILSEAWDDSLRDSPSVMGLILGTGFGGGLVYRGEIFSGRNHIAGEVGHMRIPIDAWFWLGDNPPLFQCGCGQQGCLENYISGRGFEALYQHRYGQFKPAVEIIENFYAGDKTASDFIDFFIELLAICLGNIFTAHDPHTVVLGGGLSNFERLYQELPQRISRYLLPIAQCPEIRRAKYGATGGVRGAAFLNLQP; encoded by the coding sequence ATGTATTATGGCTTTGACGTCGGTGGAACGAAAATTGAGTTTGGTGCATTCGATACAACCTTGACCCGAGTCGCAACCGAACGTTTGCCTACTCCGCTAAAGAACTATGACCAGTTTATCAACGTGATCGCAGAACAAGTTGAAAAGTATGATGTAATTTTGGGCTGTGTTGGTCAAATTGGTGTGGGGCTCCCCGGCATGGAACGTGTTGATGACGGCACGTTGCTGACGGCCAACATTCCGAGTGTTAATGGTCGTCATTTACGCCACGACTTGGAAGAACGACTGCAACGCCCCGTCAGGATCGAAAATGATGCAAACTGTTTTATCTTGTCTGAAGCATGGGATGACTCGTTGCGAGACAGTCCTTCGGTCATGGGACTCATTTTAGGTACTGGGTTTGGTGGCGGACTAGTCTACCGCGGTGAAATCTTTTCCGGCAGAAATCATATCGCAGGAGAAGTCGGCCATATGCGAATACCAATAGATGCATGGTTTTGGTTAGGAGACAATCCGCCTTTATTCCAATGTGGATGTGGTCAGCAAGGGTGTCTGGAGAACTATATTTCTGGTCGCGGTTTTGAGGCGCTGTATCAACACCGGTATGGGCAATTCAAACCTGCCGTCGAGATCATTGAGAATTTTTACGCAGGTGATAAGACAGCAAGTGATTTTATTGATTTTTTCATCGAATTGTTGGCGATATGTCTCGGAAATATCTTTACGGCTCATGATCCGCATACCGTTGTACTGGGTGGTGGACTATCAAATTTTGAACGGCTTTATCAGGAGCTGCCGCAGCGAATCTCGCGTTATTTGTTACCAATCGCACAATGTCCGGAAATCAGAAGAGCAAAATACGGCGCAACCGGCGGTGTCCGGGGCGCTGCATTTTTAAATCTTCAACCTTGA